From a single Vitis vinifera cultivar Pinot Noir 40024 chromosome 18, ASM3070453v1 genomic region:
- the LOC100262507 gene encoding uncharacterized protein LOC100262507 isoform X1, which translates to MWSPTPNDGIREGKRKNSSASPSRERKRERNRQMDLPPLIHHHPNSSRYAHIPSQLPDDPNFYGNHRHHHHLLQLSPALPPPPPPPSYRPLTVPPPPPPFSPHQSQFTFRSANPSPNPIRLIDDEPGSLHHHHHRHLDVRRSPHRVSNRTLLDDDRHRLRVHHFDNSRPEFWDPSRVSTENRPPRLYHVIRSDHETSHNRSFNHNPVSPFRAIGEFRHDPEGSSRFRDELNGGFEHKRVEELVWGRGEGRSHDDFDRHSHLVQNANKSLRNIGFGDSHFVVEPDSSSLGNYDSRYGSSRDEEFIRNGRGDGVSENQRWAHSRQPQRDAANYLIGLENNEIDDGGGVQVFSFKRGPNALELGKFTNRGSREGSHEFTRSPRKKIQKKSALLRIQLQKPSPRKRDDGQFYYDESTSSQYRGKEPLEYLDHGMADKRERSPVELDVSFKSNSLVAKAIMAPSSPTVVSDRNLCLIPRNRELRKITLPNMDNSSSQLNKLNEEPVKRDCLPSVVADPSLCHKDPKQLKEKVTASGLETVQTFSSKPCSSGTNISLENNRVEGSLNSMVSEKVAASIGSGGMSSPKVTKKKKVIRKVSIPISRASNSQLTKKPGEAPGSSTLRPSAASSSNNAAHPKEKITSAGLISVTGVNEVTALSKNNKVNESLLSNISEKSVTDTVSGQACVAELTEKRNRLSPPSGFSSQKETNFHEGPINTEGSIHDLNVISNSEKGLTRSPNETTYIDIDGISDVSMQICQNGPSVSLENDVLKGSSETMLSVGGNVNVCLSSLEETKIHEGLANTNNSVHDLNIGSSSDCDLIKTQEKISTSDIGTVGAVSRHPCSNHVSVLLENPRPFSLGGNASVPVLCSKENKTHEGPLNVDGSSNRTGTALTSDHGLTKSQVKITASNTGIVDDAGKQLSQDGVIMSVENGAIERPAKDMASMGGNLNVDSGKDYTPKGKKKRKIRTSQSDLSHSAKVHVKPLNVITSRHDVDATLSCSMKDPSLANSYVGSLKVGSEACEDRVSVLHGNSSMKDLSEAKVSFRDVDVGQNGTSPKLKKRRKGFVPDPGFSSPMGPEIHKESLIPDASTIGPEVPSNSNDCLTQSEEQVPVSGITMSATGLQPCLEGNTVLPENRTTRGNFEAMSSVGDDSSANDMKFLQPSVIVEELAIPSLQSSCPSGLRVELIETPGMSSVDHQNEIMGLESGIRERISVHGLEEPGMLRRGTADCKSTAALETLDLNRRQLSTGMECDTHTLMKDDKQPTVSNYLSIAADGNGVSPTNSNDELMQSLPDTLSNMASPETLPLIPGLHTLDTELSVEQISDQKGCGDDRKSDEKPMVDCGSVLFAHNSCSQSSESNFKLDDAIGSDNSINGKTVQPSSQDTKRTTHSVNLISGELNGSKNHLNNLVPRVFPAPSSFFLANSKKTASSTHIAKPRTWYRTGASSSSLKKPLSIAFPPQRQLKKIGKVQGTSYIRKGNSLVRKPAPVAVIPQGSHGLSSSVYRLNPSGVDEMRKRTGSESRTDVIDPSNRSSTGATDAPSERPQTPPLPYSTKLPKCTTISSGDCTTSPLVDPLLNGCSGNMPDPAENIKVPMSSEDGAKSSGSTENQTGLINNLESQSVLNDGNSESSKLKRVTYVKRKSNQLVAASNPHDMSVQNADKTPALSSDGYYKRRKNQLIRTSLESHIKQTVAIPDDGSNSEGQRPPKLVSSKSSSKRPSDKVLSKTREPSKFSLVWTLRGAQSSEKDGNSVHSQGVLPSLFPWKRATYWRSFMHNPASIPNSTSLSMISRKLLLLRKRDTVYTRSTGGFSLRKSKVLGVGGSSLKWSKSIERQSKKANEEATLAVAAVERKKREQNGAASVISETESRNHSSRKSVHNIMLHPGERIFRVGSVRYKMDSSRRTLQRISDGDSTCSAALQSEKNAKKPYIPRRLLIGNDEYVQIGNGNQLIRNPKKRTRILASEKVRWSLHTARLRLAKKWKYCQFFTRFGKCNKDDGKCPYIHDPSKIAVCTKFLNGLCSNPNCKLTHKVIPERMPDCSYFLQGLCNNESCPYRHVNVNPNASVCEGFLRGYCADGNECRKKHSYVCPIFEATGSCPLGSKCKLHHPKNRSKGKKKKQSRELNAQGRYFGFRHVNNRDPEKVVSEKDTAKNNDDISFQEGRFADYISLDVSDEDIGSINGPRTQQTTLFGSEPSYLHLDDLDELIKPVLIMNKNLTA; encoded by the exons ATGTGGAGTCCAACACCAAACGATGGTATTAGAGAAGGGAAGAGGAAAAACAGTAGCGCAAGTCCatcaagagagagaaagagagagagaaatcgGCAAATGGATCTCCCGCCGTTAATTCATCACCACCCCAATTCTTCAAGGTATGCTCATATCCCTTCTCAATTGCCCGATGATCCTAATTTCTATGGTAATCaccgccaccaccaccatctTCTGCAACTTTCGCCGGCACTCCCTCCGCCACCTCCGCCACCATCGTACCGTCCTCTCACCGTTCCTCCACCGCCGCCGCCCTTCAGCCCCCACCAATCTCAATTCACTTTTCGTAGCGCTAACCCTAGCCCTAACCCTATTCGTCTGATTGATGACGAACCCGGATCTctccatcaccaccaccaccgccaTCTTGATGTGCGTCGGTCACCACATAGGGTTTCTAATCGGACCCTTTTGGACGATGATCGTCACCGTCTTCGCGTGCACCACTTTGATAATTCACGTCCCGAGTTTTGGGACCCTTCCAGGGTTTCGACCGAGAACCGGCCGCCGAGGCTGTACCATGTCATCCGATCGGATCACGAGACCAGTCATAACCGATCATTTAATCACAATCCCGTTTCACCGTTCCGTGCAATCGGTGAGTTTAGGCATGATCCGGAGGGTAGTTCTAGGTTTAGGGATGAATTGAATGGTGGATTTGAACATAAACGGGTCGAGGAGTTGGTGTGGGGTCGAGGTGAGGGTCGTAGCCATGATGATTTTGATCGCCACAGCCATTTGGTACAGAATGCTAACAAATCTTTGAGGAATATTGGTTTTGGTGATTCTCATTTTGTTGTGGAACCCGACTCCTCAAGTTTGGGGAATTATGACTCAAGATACGGCTCGTCACGTGATGAGGAGTTCATTAGGAATGGCAGAGGTGATGGAGTGAGTGAAAATCAGAGGTGGGCTCATAGTAGACAACCCCAAAGAGACGCGGCCAACTATTTAATTGGTCTGGAAAACAATGAGATTGATGATGGCGGTGGGGTTCAGGTTTTCTCCTTCAAACGAGGCCCCAATGCCCTGGAGTTGGGAAAATTTACTAATAGGGGGAGCAGGGAGGGTAGTCATGAATTCACTCGCTCCCCCAGAAAGAAAATACAGAAGAAGAGTGCCCTTCTCAGGATTCAACTGCAGAAGCCTAGTCCTAGAAAGAGAGATGATGGGCAGTTTTATTATGATGAGTCCACCTCTAGTCAATATAGAGGTAAAGAGCCCCTTGAATATTTGGATCATGGAATGGCAGACAAGAGAGAAAGGAGTCCAGTAGAGCTTGATGTTTCTTTCAAATCCAATTCACTAGTAGCCAAGGCAATTATGGCCCCTTCAAGCCCCACGGTTGTTTCTGATAGAAATTTGTGTTTGATACCTAGGAACAGAGAGCTTAGGAAAATTACACTGCCTAATATGGATAATTCAAGTTCACAGCTGAATAAACTCAATGAGGAACCTGTAAAACGGGATTGCTTGCCAAGTGTTGTGGCCGACCCATCCTTGTGTCATAAAGATCCAAAACAGTTGAAGGAGAAAGTGACAGCTTCTGGTCTTGAAACTGTGCAAACTTTTAGTTCAAAGCCTTGTTCCAGTGGGACCAATATTTCACTGGAAAACAATAGAGTGGAAGGATCTCTTAACAGTATGGTTTCAGAAAAGGTTGCTGCCAGCATTGGTTCTGGTGGAATGTCTTCACCCAAGGtcacaaagaagaagaaagtcaTAAGGAAAGTATCGATTCCTATTTCTCGTGCATCAAATTCACAATTAACAAAGAAACCAGGAGAAGCTCCAGGTAGTTCCACCCTTAGGCCATCTGCAGCCTCTAGCTCCAATAATGCAGCACATCCAAAAGAGAAAATAACTTCTGCTGGTTTAATTTCAGTCACTGGTGTTAATGAAGTAACTGCATTGTCTAAGAATAACAAAGTGAATGAGTCTCTGCTGTCAAATATTTCAGAGAAAAGTGTCACTGACACTGTTTCTGGTCAGGCATGTGTAGCTGAGCTTACAGAAAAGAGGAACAGATTAAGTCCTCCTTCAGGGTTTTCCAGTCAGAAGGAAACCAACTTTCATGAGGGTCCCATAAATACTGAAGGATCCATACATGATTTGAATGTCATCTCAAATTCTGAAAAGGGTCTAACTAGATCTCCAAATGAAACAACTTATATTGACATTGATGGTATAAGTGACGTTAGCATGCAGATTTGTCAAAATGGTCCGAGTGTGTCACTTGAGAATGATGTTTTAAAAGGGTCTTCAGAGACTATGCTTTCAGTAGGAGGCAATGTTAATGTTTGTTtgtcaagtttagaggaaaCAAAGATTCATGAGGGTCTTGCCAATACAAATAATTCCGTCCATGATTTGAATATTGGATCTAGTTCTGATTGTGATTTAATTAAGACACAAGAGAAAATTTCCACCTCTGATATTGGCACTGTGGGTGCTGTGAGCAGGCATCCTTGTTCTAACCACGTCAGTGTACTGCTTGAGAATCCAAGGCCTTTTTCTTTAGGAGGGAATGCGAGTGTTCCTGTTCTATGTTCTAAGGAAAACAAAACTCATGAGGGTCCCTTAAACGTGGATGGCTCCAGTAACAGGACAGGGACTGCCTTGACTTCTGACCACGGTCTTACTAAATCACAAGTGAAAATTACTGCTTCTAACACTGGTATTGTGGATGATGCTGGCAAGCAGCTGTCTCAAGATGGGGTCATCATGTCAGTTGAGAATGGTGCCATAGAGAGACCTGCAAAAGATATGGCTTCAATGGGAGGCAATCTTAATGTTGATTCTGGTAAGGATTATACACCCAAGggtaagaaaaagagaaaaattagaaCCTCTCAGTCAGATTTGTCTCATTCAGCAAAAGTGCATGTGAAACCTCTAAATGTAATCACCTCTAGGCATGATGTGGAtgcaaccttaagttgttctaTGAAGGATCCTAGCCTTGCAAATTCTTATGTTGGGAGTTTGAAGGTTGGCTCAGAAGCTTGTGAAGATAGGGTCAGTGTTTTGCATGGGAACAGTTCAATGAAAGACCTTTCTGAGGCTAAGGTTTCTTTTAGAGATGTTGATGTTGGTCAAAATGGGACTTCTCCTAAGCTCAAAAAGAGGAGGAAAGGCTTTGTTCCTGATCCAGGTTTTTCTAGCCCAATGGGGCCTGAGATCCACAAGGAATCTCTAATTCCAGATGCCTCAACGATTGGTCCTGAAGTGCCTTCAAATTCTAATGATTGTCTTACACAATCAGAAGAGCAAGTTCCAGTCTCTGGCATTACTATGTCTGCTACTGGTTTGCAGCCTTGTCTGGAGGGAAACACTGTATTGCCTGAGAACAGAACAACAAGAGGAAATTTTGAGGCCATGAGTTCAGTAGGAGATGATTCGAGTGCCAATGATATGAAATTTCTGCAACCAAGTGTTATTGTTGAGGAGTTAGCCATTCCAAGTTTGCAATCTTCTTGTCCATCAGGATTGAGGGTTGAGCTGATAGAAACTCCAGGTATGTCTTCTGTTGATCATCAAAATGAGATTATGGGCCTGGAAAGTGGAATTAGAGAAAGAATCAGTGTACATGGTCTGGAAGAGCCGGGTATGCTTCGCAGGGGGACTGCTGACTGCAAAAGTACTGCAGCCCTTGAGACTCTGGACTTGAATCGTAGACAACTCAGTACAGGTATGGAATGTGATACTCATACTCTTATGAAGGATGATAAACAACCTACCGTATCAAACTATCTGTCTATAGCTGCTGATGGCAATGGAGTCTCTCCTACTAACTCCAATGATGAACTGATGCAATCTCTGCCTGATACACTTTCCAACATGGCCTCTCCTGAAACCTTGCCCCTTATTCCTGGTCTACACACGTTGGATACTGAACTATCAGTTGAGCAAATTTCAGATCAAAAGGGTTGTGGAGATGACAGAAAATCAGATGAAAAGCCTATGGTTGATTGTGGTTCTGTTTTATTTGCCCATAATTCATGTTCACAGAGTTCcgaaagtaattttaaattagatGATGCAATAGGAAGTGATAATTCAATCAATGGGAAAACAGTACAACCATCATCACAGGATACCAAAAGAACAACACACAGTGTAAATCTTATTAGTGGAGAGTTGAATGGGAGCAAAAACCATCTAAATAATTTGGTTCCTAGGGTTTTTCCAGCTCCTTCATCCTTTTTCCTTGCCAATTCAAAGAAGACAGCTTCTTCAACTCACATTGCAAAACCCCGAACATGGTATCGAACTGGGGCTTCGTCTTCATCATTAAAGAAGCCTCTCTCGATTGCATTTCCTCCACAAAGGCagttgaaaaaaattggaaaggTACAAGGTACTTCTTACATTCGTAAAGGCAACAGCCTTGTAAGAAAACCTGCTCCAGTTGCTGTTATTCCCCAGGGTTCACATGGTTTGAGTTCCTCTGTTTACCGATTGAATCCTTCTGGTGTAGATGAAATGAGAAAGAGAACAGGATCTGAAAGCAGAACTGATGTTATTGACCCATCTAATCGCTCAAGCACAGGAGCAACAGATGCTCCTTCTGAGAGGCCTCAAACACCTCCATTACCCTATTCCaccaaattaccaaaatgcaCTACCATCTCTTCAGGTGATTGCACAACTTCCCCATTGGTGGATCCTCTCCTAAATGGTTGTTCAGGAAATATGCCAGACCCTGCAGAGAATATCAAAGTGCCAATGTCTTCTGAGGATGGAGCAAAGTCTTCTGGAAGTACAGAAAATCAAACTGGTTTGATCAATAATTTGGAAAGCCAGAGTGTCTTAAATGATGGAAATTCAGAGTCTTCAAAATTGAAGAGGGTAACATATGTGAAGCGCAAGTCAAACCAGTTAGTTGCTGCTTCAAATCCACATGACATGTCTGTTCAAAATGCGGATAAAACCCCAGCATTATCCTCTGATGGTTACTACAAGAGGAGGAAAAATCAGCTCATTAGAACGTCGTTGGAAAGTCACATCAAGCAGACAGTTGCCATTCCAGATGACGGTTCAAACTCTGAGGGGCAAAGGCCCCCCAAGCTTGTTTCAAGCAAAAGTTCTAGCAAGAGGCCATCTGATAAAG TTTTATCAAAGACACGTGAACCTTCAAAATTCTCTTTAGTTTGGACACTAAGAGGTGCACAGTCATCAGAAAAAGATGGTAATTCAGTTCATAGTCAAGGGGTATTGCCTTCTCTATTTCCATGGAAAAGAGCAACATACTGGAGAAGTTTTATGCATAATCCAGCTTCGATTCCCAACAGTACTTCGTTATCAATGATCAG TAGGAAATTGCTACTCTTGAGAAAGAGAGATACAGTTTACACGAGGTCAACTGGAGGATTTTCCCTCCGAAAATCCAAGGTATTAGGTGTCGGTGGGTCTAGTCTGAAATGGTCAAAATCCATTGAAAGACAATCCAAAAAAGCTAATGAG GAAGCTACACTAGCAGTTGCTGCAGtcgaaaggaaaaaaagagaacaGAATGGTGCTGCTTCTGTTATTTCTGAGACAGAAAGTAGAAATCATTCTTCCCGTAAGTCAGTTCATAATATAATGCTGCACCCAG GTGAGCGTATATTTCGTGTTGGTTCAGTCCGCTACAAAATGGATTCTTCAAGACGGACACTTCAGAGGATTTCAG ATGGGGATTCAACATGCTCTGCAGCTCTACAATCAGAAAAGAATGCAAAGAAACCTTACATTCCAAGGAGATTGCTGATCGGCAATGATGA ATATGTTCAGATTGGCAATGGTAATCAGCTTATCAGAAATCCAAAGAAACGTACTCGCATCTTGGCAAGTGAGAAAGTTCGATGGAGTTTGCACACCGCCAGGCTGCGCTTGGCTAAGAAGTGGAAGTACTGTCAGTTTTTCACAAGATTTGGGAAATGCAACAAGGATGATGGAAAATGTCCATATATTCATGATCCCTCTAAAATTGCAGTCTGCACAAAGTTTCTGAATGGTTTATGTTCCAACCCCAATTGCAAATTGACTCATAAG GTCATTCCAGAAAGAATGCCAGACTGTTCTTATTTTTTGCAGG GTTTATGCAACAACGAAAGCTGTCCTTATAGGCATGTAAATGTGAACCCAAATGCATCTGTTTGCGAAGGCTTTCTTAGGGGCTATTGTGCTGATGGCAATGAG TGTCGGAAGAAACACAGCTATGTCTGCCCCATCTTTGAAGCTACTGGAAGCTGTCCTCTAGGATCCAAATGCAAACTTCACCATCCCAAAAACCGaagcaaaggaaagaagaagaaacaatcaAGAGAGCTAAATGCCCAAGGAAGGTACTTTGGTTTTAGGCATGTCAACAATCGTGATCCAGAAAAGGTGGTGTCTGAAAAGGACACTGCAAAGAACAATGATGACATATCATTTCAAGAAGGAAGATTTGCTGATTATATCAGCCTGGATGTTAGTGATGAAGACATTGGAAGTATCAATGGTCCAAGGACCCAGCAAACAACCTTGTTTGGCAGTGAACCATCATATTTGCATTTGGACGATCTGGATGAGCTGATTAAACCAGTCCTTATAATGAATAAGAATTTGACAGCATAA